A stretch of Pleuronectes platessa chromosome 24, fPlePla1.1, whole genome shotgun sequence DNA encodes these proteins:
- the LOC128431332 gene encoding rho GTPase-activating protein 20, giving the protein MSPQQQQQDSLGRGGAGQQENKRLMKSQSYRRQSAPSLVFTKALTRSKTISRESFLPPLCPETCPLVQSFLAASDRSFLLHAHAQLKTGMQTQDRHLFLFDDLLVIAKAKSANHFKQKAQVRVCDMWTASCMDEVCEGSTNPERSFVMGWPTCNSGAMFSSAEQKERWLSLLKSRIKEEKEKEEPKTIPLRVYGKGINSFAVTKTLPVSNSDSTNEVIRLALQQFSIIGNVKDYQLWVISKRDNTPYPLIGHEFPFSIQMSHVRCSMSQGGRDASAPAVDRQRALQAEQLQESKQCQFILKPRPTETLQQVSADLFQKPFKRRRSLITWAFWRGSSSHLNELSLAPRGFLFGQPLSAICVEDALPKPVMDMLAFLYHEGSWTRGIFRRPAGARAVRELRDSLDAGEFQLPLTRDHVFIIAGVFKDFLRSIPGSLLCSELHLEWMDVLEEEEEEEERVQDIQRMTCRLPKGNALLLRHLLAVLHGIEGNAHENQMTSFNLSVCIAPSMLWPPGAPCSPEVEGEGAKKVCELVKFMIEHCQLILGEDPTSLFGGLPQKLNTDELGSESWKDPPTDSSYDSLENELDDISGGSPSHCSRMQPRSKALQGSLDSILTFSDYDQDTDPDTHHTPAGSPLGLKLNPLRRSRGRRQDPHLSSPGQDSPTMDASSTLDSLSLDGRHRQRRRSEPAIAYMNKFRPCVSGSTDALTGEDEDEEPLKKTSIHTLAHTHSGGPSRRAGGELNLHGGALGASSSSLSSTATSPAPTRSSLDSLDSLSSDHCAARRGIHPSTPCLPSNDTSASLSTSVGSALTSNESPELETIPKGSPPREPPNWGTSKGCRGLHPNSWLRKDRRLSLTQQDNLEKEDEDKTGEGSSDMSRKLVPEKGKAGERGGGKLLSSSQQKPKVSDTGGGGGGSDSRQLSTSHASAAGDISNQRSAAERDGSELKQPTTSLFYKAGPPSLSLFKRHKTHSVKGECNTKLHQRRGSEPGRQVVEQASTLGRARLPSDPGLKVSEVDPQGERPEARFCLSPCATKAVKDYFSSHRRSNPQSSQQVALALVESRREWLKRCNDPTAEPDFEEFLFAEESYV; this is encoded by the exons atgtctccacagcagcagcagcaggacagcCTCGGCCGAGGGGGAGCAGGGCAGCAGGAAAACAAACGG CTGATGAAGTCTCAAAGTTATCGGCGTCAGTCGGCTCCGTCTCTGGTCTTCACCAAAGCTCTCACCAGGTCCAAGACCATCTCCAG AGAGAGCTTCCTGCCTCCACTGTGTCCAGAGACGTGTCCATTGGTCCAGTCCTTCCTCGCCGCCTCTGATAGGTCCTTTCTTCTCCACGCACACGCTCAGCTGAAGACGGGGATGCAGACTCAGGACAGACACCTGTTCCTGTTTGATGACCTCCTGGTTATCGCCAAAGCAAA GTCAGCCAACCACTTCAAGCAGAAGGCccaggtgcgtgtgtgtgacatgtGGACGGCAAGCTGCATGGACGAGGTGTGTGAGGGCAGCACCAACCCTGAGAGGAGCTTCGTCATGGGCTGGCCCACCTGCAACTCGGGTGCTATGTTtag CTCAGCAGAACAGAAGGAGAGATGGCTCTCCCTCCTCAAAAG TCGtataaaagaagagaaagagaaggaggagcctAAGACCATTCCACTGAGAGTGTACGGGAAGGGAATCAACTCCTTCGCTGTT ACcaagacacttcctgtcagcaaCTCAGACTCAACCAATGAGGTGATCCGACTGGCTCTGCAGCAGTTCAGCATCATA GGGAATGTGAAAGACTATCAGCTGTGGGTCATCTCGAAGAGGGACAACACTCCCTATCCTCTGATAG gtCATGAGTTTCCATTCAGCATCCAGATGAGCCACGTGAGATGCTCGATGTCTCAGGGAGGCAGGGACGCCTCGGCACCGGCTGTGGATAGACAGAGGGCGCTGCAGgcggagcagctgcaggagagcaAGCAGTGCCAGTTCATCCTGAAGCCTCGACCCACGGAAACACTGCAGCAAGTATCTGCAG ACTTGTTTCAGAAGCCGTTTAAAAGGAGGCGGTCCCTCATCACCTGGGCGTTCTGGCGAGGCTCCTCCTCACACCTCAATGAGCTGTCACTGGCTCCCCGTGGCTTCCTGTTCGGACAGCCACTCAGCGCCATTTGTGTAGAGGACGCTCTGCCGAAGCCGGTCATG GACATGTTGGCGTTCCTGTACCACGAGGGTTCGTGGACGCGGGGGATCTTCCGGCGGCCGGCGGGGGCTCGGGCGGTCAGGGAGCTGCGGGACTCTCTGGACGCCGGAGAGTTTCAACTTCCTCTGACACGCGACCACGTCTTCATCATAGCCGGAGTCTTTAAG GATTTCCTGCGCAGCATCCCGGGCAGCTTGCTGTGTTCTGAACTACATTTAGAATGGATGGATgttctggaggaagaggaggaggaggaagaacggGTGCAGGACATACAGAG GATGACCTGTCGCCTGCCCAAAGGAAACGCCCTGCTGCTACGCCACCTACTGGCCGTGCTGCACGGCATCGAGGGGAACGCTCACGAGAACCAGATGACAAGTTTCAACTTATCGGTGTGCATCGCTCCCAGCATGCTATGGCCTCCCGGAGCACCGTGTAGTCCTGAGGTGGAAGGAGAGGGCGCTAAGAAG GTGTGTGAGCTGGTGAAGTTCATGATAGAACACTGTCAGCTGATCCTAGGAGAGGACCCCACCTCTCTGTTCGGAGGGCTGCCACAGAAGCTCAACACTGACGAGCTGGGATCAG AGTCCTGGAAGGACCCCCCGACCGACTCGTCCTACGACAGTCTGGAGAACGAGTTGGACGACATCAGCGGGGGGTCGCCCAGTCACTGCAGCCGAATGCAGCCTCGATCCAAAGCTCTTCAGGGCAGCCTGGACTCCATCCTCACGTTCAGTGACTACGACCAAGACACAGACCCAGATACACACCACACCCCTGCAGGCAGCCCACTTGGTCTGAAGCTAAACCCGCTGCGGAGATCAAGAGGCCGGAGACAGGACCCACACCTCTCCAGCCCCGGCCAGGACTCACCGACCATGGACGCCTCCTCCACCCTGGACTCCCTGTCCCTGGATGGACGGCACAGACAGAGGCGGCGCTCAGAGCCGGCCATCGCATACATGAACAAGTTCCGTCCGTGTGTCTCAGGGAGTACCGACGCTCTCACTGGTGAGGATGAGGACGAAGAGCCTTTAAAGAAGACAAGCAttcacacactcgctcacacacactctggagGTCCGAGCAGGAGAGCTGGAGGCGAGCTGAACCTTCATGGAGGAGCTCTGGGAGccagctcctccagcctctcctctaCCGCCACCTCCCCTGCACCCACACGCTCCTCCCTGGATTCCCTTGACTCCCTGAGCAGTGACCACTGTGCAGCCAGACGGGGGATTCATCCGTCCACACCATGCCTGCCCTCCAACGATACCTCTGCATCCCTGTCCACCAGCGTCGGCTCCGCTCTGACCTCGAATGAATCTCCGGAGCTGGAGACCATTCCCAAAGGCTCCCCACCCAGAGAACCACCCAACTGGGGGACTTCAAAAGGTTGCAGGGGCCTCCACCCAAATTCCTGGCTGAGGAAAGACCGGAGACTGTCACTGACCCAACAAGACAACTTAGAAAAAGAAGACGAAGACAAGACTGGG GAAGGATCCAGCGATATGTCGCGCAAACTCGTCCCAGAGAAAGGAAAAGCAGgcgagaggggaggaggaaaacTGCTCTCCAGCAGCCAACAGAAGCCCAAAGTGTCAgatacaggaggaggaggaggagg CTCTGACTCCAGGCAGCTCAGCACCAGCCACGCCTCTGCAGCCGGTGACATCTCCAACCAGAGGAGTGCAGCTGAACGTGACGGGAGTGAGCTGAAGCAGCCGACAACATCTTTATTTTACAAGGCCGGCCCTCCATCTCTGTCCCTGTTTAAGAGACACAAGACTCACTCCGTCAAGGGCGAGTGTAACACCAAGCTCCATCAGCGCCGGGGGTCAGAGCCTGGACGACAGGTGGTGGAGCAAGCCTCCACCCTGGGCCGGGCGAGGCTGCCCAGCGACCCCGGACTGAAGGTGTCTGAGGTGGATCCGCAGGGTGAGAGGCCGGAGGCACGTTTCTGTCTCTCGCCCTGTGCCACCAAAGCGGTGAAGGACTACTTCTCCTCGCACCGGCGCAGCAACCCCCAGagcagccagcaggtggcgctcgCCCTGGTGGAGAGTCGCAGGGAGTGGCTGAAGAGATGCAACGACCCCACGGCCGAGCCCGATTTCGAGGAGTTTCTCTTTGCCGAAGAATCCTACGTCTAA